From the genome of Agromyces badenianii:
CGACACTCGCTGCCGCTGCCCACAGTCGACGGTGCCGGCACCTCGAAGACGTGTCGGCCGCGACATCATCGCCGGATGGACGAACGTTTCGAACTCGCCGCCGCGATCGGTGGGGGCCTCATTCGCACGCGCGACCTGCGCGAACTCGGGGTTCACCCCGCGGCGGTGCAGCGACTCGAGCGCGCCGGATCGCTGGTGCGAGTGCGCACGGGTGTCTACGCGCTGCGTGAAGAGTGGCAACAGCTCACGGCAGATGAACGGTATCGACGACTCGTCGTCGCGACCGCCGGGGCCGCGAGGCATCCGCTCGTCGTCTCGCACCGTTCCGCCGCAGCCCTGCACCGGCTGCCGATGCTCGGCGCAGCGCCCACCATCGTCGAGGTCGCGGAGCCCGGTCGCGGCGGTGGCCGGCGCACCGAGCACGTCTCGACGCACCGAGCCGGTCCGGCTCCGGCTGTCGAGACGATCGACGGGGTGGTCTGCACGTCGCTCCTCCGCACGCTCGTCGACCTGGCGATCATCCGGCCGCTCGTGCACTCGGTGCCGATGCTGGATGCCGCGCTCTCACGCCCCGGCATCACCCGAACCGGGTTGGCGTGCGAACTCGAGCACGTCGATCCGACCCGGGGTCGCGCGAAGGCGGCGCACGCCATCGCGTTCGCCGATCACCGCTCGGGCAGCGCTGGTGAGTCCGTCAGCCGGGTGCGCATCCACGAGCTCGGCTTCGAGTCTCCCGAGCTGCAGGCGCGCTTCGAGGGGATCCTCGGCTCGGTCGCGCTCGTCGACTTCTACTGGCGGGGCATCCGGCTCATCGGCGAGTTCGACGGGCGCATGAAGTACCTGCGCAGTCTGGAGGTGAGCGGCCTCGACCCCGCGCGGGTCGTCTACGAGGAGAAGCGCCGCGAAGACGCGCTGCGCCGTATGGGCGAGCGGATGGTGCGCTGGGACTGGCAGACCGCGTGGGCGCCGCGTGACCTGCACCGGTTGCTCAGCGAGTTCGGCGTGCCCCGGCGGCGGTGAGGACCACTCGTTTCGCACTGGACGCGCGATATCGTGCGTCCGGTGCGAAATGAGTGGTCCCGAAGCCGTGCGCGGCGCGGGTGGCGCGGCGCGCGCGGCGGGCGCGGCGGGGCGCGGGCTAGGCCTGCTGGCTGTAGTCGGGCAGCTCCTGGAGGGTCCAGCGGTTGCCGTCGGGGTCTTTCAGGGTGACGAAGCGGCCCCACGCCTGCTCGTCGACGCCCTCGGCCTCGACGCCCTTCGCGCGGAGCTCGGCGAGCACCGCGTCGGCATCGGGGATGACGACCTGGATCGAGTCCTGCGAACCCGGCTCCATCGTGCCCCCGAGGCCCTCGCCGATCGCGATGGAGCATGCCGAGCCGGGCGGAGTGAGCTGCACGAATCGCAGGCCATCGTGCACGCGCTGGTCGTGGTCGGGGTTGAAGCCGAGCTTGTCGACGTAGAACTCCTTCGCGCGGTCGACGTCGGTGACGGGCACGAAGATGAGCTCGATCTTCCAGTCCATGGTGACTCCTCGGGGTTCGATGCGATCCGTCCCATCGAATCGCCTGCTCCGAGGCTAGACAACGATGCGGCCAGATACTGTCCGCATTCGATGGCGAGCGGATGCCGCGGGGCGCGGGTGCCGCGCCCGCCACGTGCCATCCGTTCGACCGGGTGGAAGGATGGTCGCATGGCATTGCACATCACGGGGGAGCAGGCCGCCGACGAGCTGCTCAGCGACGACGCGTTCGCGCTGCTCACGGGAATGCTCCTCGACCAACAGGTGTCCATGGAGTCGGCGTTCGCCGGGCCCGAGAAGATCCGTTCGCGCATCGGCTCGATCGATCCGGCGACGATCGCGGGCTACGACCCCGAGGCGTTCGCCGAGGTGTTCAAGCAGTCGCCGGCCGTGCACCGGTTCCCCGGATCGATGGCGGGGCGCGTGCAAGCGCTCGCCGAGGCCGTCGTCACCGACTGGGGCGGCGAGGCATCCGCGATCTGGACGCAGGGGGACCCCGACGGCGCCGAGGTGCTCGCGCGACTGAAGAAGCTGCCCGGCTTCGGCGACCAGAAGGCGAAGATCTTCCTCGCGCTGCTCGGCAAGCAGTGCGGGCTCACCGCGCCCGGCTGGCGCGAGGCCGCGGGTGCATACGGCGACGAGGGCGCGTTCCGCTCGGTGGCCGACATCGTCGACCCCGAGTCGCTCGCCAAGGTGCGCGCCACGAAGCAGGCCGCGAAAGCGGCGGCGAAGGCCGCGAAGGGCTGAGCCGCGCCGCCCTCAGCCGACGAGGAACCGTGCGATCGTGAGGGCCATCGCCTTCGGATCCCACGCGTGATCGCGCGCCGGCACCGTGCCGAGTTCGGCGTGCGGCAGGTTCGCGATGAGCGAGTCGGCCGCCGGGCGCATGAGGTCGAGCGTCTGCTCGCCGACGAGCACGAGGGTCGGCTGCATGATGCCGGCCCAGAGCGCTGCCCGCGACGCACTCTGGGTCCAGGCGAGCGCCTCGGCGTCGGGCTCGAGGC
Proteins encoded in this window:
- a CDS encoding type IV toxin-antitoxin system AbiEi family antitoxin domain-containing protein gives rise to the protein MDERFELAAAIGGGLIRTRDLRELGVHPAAVQRLERAGSLVRVRTGVYALREEWQQLTADERYRRLVVATAGAARHPLVVSHRSAAALHRLPMLGAAPTIVEVAEPGRGGGRRTEHVSTHRAGPAPAVETIDGVVCTSLLRTLVDLAIIRPLVHSVPMLDAALSRPGITRTGLACELEHVDPTRGRAKAAHAIAFADHRSGSAGESVSRVRIHELGFESPELQARFEGILGSVALVDFYWRGIRLIGEFDGRMKYLRSLEVSGLDPARVVYEEKRREDALRRMGERMVRWDWQTAWAPRDLHRLLSEFGVPRRR
- a CDS encoding HhH-GPD-type base excision DNA repair protein: MALHITGEQAADELLSDDAFALLTGMLLDQQVSMESAFAGPEKIRSRIGSIDPATIAGYDPEAFAEVFKQSPAVHRFPGSMAGRVQALAEAVVTDWGGEASAIWTQGDPDGAEVLARLKKLPGFGDQKAKIFLALLGKQCGLTAPGWREAAGAYGDEGAFRSVADIVDPESLAKVRATKQAAKAAAKAAKG
- a CDS encoding glyoxalase superfamily protein; amino-acid sequence: MDWKIELIFVPVTDVDRAKEFYVDKLGFNPDHDQRVHDGLRFVQLTPPGSACSIAIGEGLGGTMEPGSQDSIQVVIPDADAVLAELRAKGVEAEGVDEQAWGRFVTLKDPDGNRWTLQELPDYSQQA